The Dehalogenimonas lykanthroporepellens BL-DC-9 genome includes a window with the following:
- a CDS encoding transaldolase (KEGG: deg:DehalGT_1126 transaldolase~TIGRFAM: transaldolase~PFAM: Transaldolase): MRLFLDTAVIEEIRKAADMGVIHGVTTNPTLVARAGHKDYKALVQEIASILPEGSPISVESVAEDAKTMVADGKRFFGWAPDNAVIKLPTTADGLSATRELAKEGIQVNMTLCFSVNQALLAAHAGAAYISPFVGRLDDIGHDGMQLVRDIVNMLEEYSFDAWVISASIRHPLHCVESMKAGAQVATVPYKILEQMLRHPLTDKGIQAFMDDWKKSGATNA; the protein is encoded by the coding sequence ATGAGACTATTCTTAGATACCGCCGTAATCGAAGAAATCAGGAAAGCCGCCGACATGGGCGTCATCCACGGCGTGACTACCAACCCCACGCTGGTGGCCCGCGCCGGGCACAAGGACTACAAGGCCCTGGTGCAGGAGATTGCTTCCATTCTGCCGGAAGGTTCGCCCATCTCGGTTGAGTCCGTGGCCGAAGACGCCAAAACCATGGTGGCCGACGGCAAGCGTTTCTTCGGCTGGGCGCCGGACAACGCGGTCATCAAACTGCCGACCACCGCTGACGGCCTGTCAGCCACCCGGGAACTGGCCAAAGAGGGCATCCAGGTCAACATGACGCTGTGCTTCTCGGTCAACCAGGCCCTGCTGGCCGCTCACGCCGGCGCCGCCTATATCAGCCCCTTCGTTGGCCGGCTGGACGACATCGGCCACGACGGCATGCAACTGGTGCGCGACATCGTCAACATGCTGGAAGAGTACAGTTTCGACGCCTGGGTCATCTCCGCCTCCATCCGCCACCCCCTGCACTGCGTGGAGTCCATGAAGGCCGGCGCCCAGGTAGCCACCGTGCCGTATAAAATACTGGAGCAGATGCTCAGGCACCCGCTGACGGACAAAGGCATCCAGGCGTTCATGGATGACTGGAAGAAAAGCGGAGCTACGAACGCGTGA
- a CDS encoding transposase IS4 family protein (PFAM: transposase IS4 family protein~KEGG: avi:Avi_2713 hypothetical protein) translates to MAYREGDRRQMAMLPPVIEDYVGPKDPVRAYDAIVEAMDCDQMGLTIDRSLVGNPAYDPKSMLKLLVYGYSYGWHSSRKLERACHHNLSFIWLMGGLKPDHKTIANFRRGNQQVLRKVLEQTARICLKMNLIEGNCLFTDSTKMKGAAATSRTLTRKAWEQKLAETDKAIEELLARCEQIDRNESGNLVEMKEELEDRQKLQSKIKGLVKQLDKEKLSRINSTDPECLNVKGRQGTYAGYSAHITVDEQHGLIVNADVVAEANDSNQFSQQIEQAMITLGKPCRTAVADAGYSNMDNLKRTTEKQIDVIVPTQRQALHSPQDSPFDKSKFRYDEQADCYECPEGKKLKYSHYSRQKSNYLYRMEKPALCLKCRYWGTCTISKRGRTVIRLKEEKLREALEARYASAEGQEIYQKRKARVESPFGHIKRNLNCGNFLLKGLAGVKAEWGLLAGSFNIARMITLSGGVPGLLRRLEQAETG, encoded by the coding sequence ATGGCTTACAGAGAAGGCGACCGCCGACAGATGGCGATGCTACCACCGGTTATTGAAGACTATGTTGGGCCCAAGGATCCGGTCAGAGCTTATGATGCCATAGTGGAAGCTATGGACTGCGATCAAATGGGATTGACCATCGACCGTTCCCTGGTCGGCAATCCGGCTTATGACCCCAAATCCATGCTTAAACTGCTGGTTTATGGCTATTCCTATGGCTGGCATAGCTCCCGAAAGCTGGAGAGAGCCTGTCATCATAACCTATCATTCATCTGGCTTATGGGAGGACTCAAACCCGACCATAAGACCATAGCCAATTTCAGGCGGGGTAACCAGCAGGTATTGAGGAAAGTTCTTGAACAGACTGCTCGCATTTGTCTCAAGATGAATCTGATAGAAGGCAACTGTCTCTTCACCGATAGCACCAAGATGAAAGGAGCGGCGGCCACCAGCCGGACATTGACCAGGAAGGCATGGGAACAGAAGCTGGCCGAAACGGACAAAGCTATCGAAGAACTGCTTGCCAGGTGTGAGCAGATAGACCGGAATGAATCCGGCAATCTGGTAGAAATGAAAGAAGAACTGGAAGACCGTCAAAAACTACAAAGCAAGATCAAGGGGCTGGTAAAGCAGTTAGACAAAGAGAAGTTATCCCGGATAAACAGCACCGACCCGGAGTGTCTAAACGTCAAAGGGCGTCAGGGTACTTATGCCGGTTATAGTGCGCATATAACCGTAGATGAGCAACACGGACTTATAGTTAATGCCGATGTAGTAGCCGAGGCCAATGACAGCAATCAATTCTCGCAACAAATCGAACAGGCGATGATAACACTGGGTAAGCCCTGCCGAACAGCGGTGGCCGACGCTGGATATTCGAATATGGACAATCTGAAACGGACAACTGAAAAACAAATTGACGTTATCGTACCGACGCAAAGGCAAGCCCTTCACAGCCCTCAGGACTCACCCTTTGACAAGAGCAAGTTTCGCTATGATGAACAAGCTGACTGTTATGAATGTCCTGAAGGTAAGAAGCTGAAATATTCCCACTATTCAAGACAGAAGAGTAATTACCTGTACCGGATGGAGAAGCCGGCATTATGCCTGAAGTGCCGATACTGGGGAACATGCACCATTTCCAAGCGCGGCAGAACTGTCATCCGGTTAAAGGAAGAGAAACTGAGAGAAGCATTGGAAGCGCGGTATGCATCAGCAGAGGGTCAGGAAATCTACCAGAAACGTAAAGCCCGGGTAGAATCACCCTTCGGACATATCAAGCGAAATCTCAATTGCGGGAATTTCCTCCTTAAAGGACTGGCTGGAGTGAAGGCCGAATGGGGATTATTGGCTGGTAGCTTCAACATAGCCCGGATGATTACGCTAAGTGGCGGGGTGCCTGGCCTGCTCCGGCGCCTGGAACAGGCAGAAACAGGATAG
- a CDS encoding transcription termination factor Rho (TIGRFAM: transcription termination factor Rho~PFAM: H+transporting two-sector ATPase alpha/beta subunit central region; Rho termination factor RNA-binding; Rho termination factor domain protein~KEGG: deb:DehaBAV1_1215 transcription termination factor Rho~SMART: Cold shock protein; AAA ATPase) — MTEQDLNLNNNPDAEAPLPPEPPPPPLSLSRLETMSREDLLELAKRMKVSGITGAKKQDIILRLLQATTEQQGNIFCSGILEIMPDGYGFLRQGTLLPSSSDIYVSQSQIRRFGLRTGDMIIGQSRQAKPGEKYYSLLRVEAINDLNPEGAKRRPFFGALTPTFPDRLLNLETEPSMLSTRLINLVAPIGRGQRGMVVSPPKAGKTMLMKNIANSVGTNYNDIHLMVVLIGERPEEVTDMRRSVKGEVMAATFDEAVENQTRVAELALERAKRMVESGKDVVILLDGITRLTRAYNLAMPSSGRTLSGGLDPVALHPAKKFFGAARNTAEGGSLTIIATCLVDTGSRMDDLIYEEFKGTGNMELHLDRRLAERRVFPAIDIPRSGTRREELLHPEASYRQIQLLRRMVGIIADDSNNFAEVTERVLEKLKKSKNNVEFLTNLTKEK; from the coding sequence ATGACTGAACAAGACCTTAATCTGAACAACAACCCTGACGCCGAAGCCCCCCTCCCCCCGGAGCCGCCGCCGCCGCCGTTGTCCTTGTCGCGGCTGGAAACGATGTCCCGTGAGGACCTTTTGGAGCTGGCCAAGCGCATGAAGGTGTCCGGCATCACCGGCGCCAAGAAGCAGGACATCATCCTGCGTCTGCTCCAGGCCACTACCGAACAGCAGGGCAACATCTTCTGCTCCGGCATCCTGGAAATCATGCCCGACGGCTACGGCTTCCTGCGCCAGGGTACGCTGTTGCCCTCGTCGTCGGACATATATGTTTCCCAGTCCCAGATACGCCGCTTCGGTCTGCGCACCGGCGACATGATTATCGGCCAGTCCCGCCAGGCCAAGCCGGGCGAAAAATACTATTCCCTGCTCCGGGTGGAGGCCATCAACGACCTCAACCCCGAAGGCGCCAAGCGCCGCCCCTTCTTCGGCGCCCTCACCCCCACCTTCCCGGACCGTCTGCTCAATCTGGAAACCGAACCCAGCATGCTCTCCACCCGGCTCATCAACCTGGTGGCCCCCATCGGCCGCGGCCAGCGCGGTATGGTGGTGTCGCCGCCCAAGGCCGGCAAGACCATGCTGATGAAAAACATCGCCAACTCCGTCGGAACCAATTACAACGATATCCACCTGATGGTGGTGCTCATCGGCGAGCGTCCGGAAGAAGTCACCGACATGCGCCGCTCCGTCAAGGGCGAGGTCATGGCCGCCACCTTCGACGAAGCCGTGGAGAACCAGACCCGCGTCGCCGAACTGGCGCTGGAACGCGCCAAGCGCATGGTGGAGTCCGGCAAGGATGTCGTCATCCTGCTGGACGGCATCACCCGCCTTACCCGCGCCTACAACCTGGCCATGCCGTCGTCGGGCCGAACCCTTTCCGGCGGTCTGGACCCTGTCGCCCTCCACCCGGCCAAGAAGTTCTTCGGCGCCGCCCGCAACACCGCCGAAGGCGGCTCGCTGACCATCATCGCCACCTGCCTGGTGGACACCGGTTCCCGCATGGACGACCTCATCTACGAAGAGTTCAAGGGTACCGGCAACATGGAACTGCATCTGGACCGCCGCCTGGCCGAACGCCGCGTCTTCCCGGCCATCGACATTCCCCGCTCCGGCACCCGGCGTGAGGAACTGCTCCATCCGGAGGCCTCCTACCGCCAGATTCAGCTTCTGCGCCGCATGGTGGGCATCATCGCCGATGACTCCAACAACTTCGCCGAAGTCACCGAGCGCGTGCTGGAGAAGCTCAAGAAGAGCAAGAATAACGTGGAGTTCCTGACCAATCTGACGAAGGAGAAATAG
- a CDS encoding S23 ribosomal protein (PFAM: S23 ribosomal protein~KEGG: ote:Oter_1903 S23 ribosomal protein), whose amino-acid sequence MRDFHKLSVWQKAHEMVIQIYRATAGFPREEVYGLTSQMRRCGASIPANIAEGCGRHGDAEFRRYLQIAAGSASELEYHLLLASELEYLKVDKYQTLNTQVVEIKRMISSLIQKLTAEC is encoded by the coding sequence ATGAGAGATTTCCACAAACTATCCGTCTGGCAAAAAGCACATGAAATGGTGATTCAGATTTACCGTGCTACTGCCGGATTCCCCAGGGAGGAAGTATATGGGCTTACTTCTCAAATGAGACGTTGTGGGGCTTCCATACCAGCCAATATCGCCGAGGGTTGCGGGCGTCATGGAGATGCTGAATTCAGGCGCTATTTACAGATTGCCGCCGGCTCGGCGAGTGAACTTGAATATCACCTGTTGCTTGCCAGTGAGCTCGAATATCTAAAAGTAGATAAATACCAGACTCTCAACACACAAGTCGTAGAAATCAAAAGGATGATAAGTTCTTTAATACAAAAGCTGACAGCTGAATGCTGA
- a CDS encoding YcfA family protein (PFAM: YcfA family protein~KEGG: mar:MAE_09180 hypothetical protein), translating to MPPFGPIKRSDLVTALRQAGFEGPFSGSKHQVMIKEQLRLIIPNPHQSEIGKDLLRRILKEAGISRGEWEKL from the coding sequence ATGCCGCCTTTCGGCCCGATCAAACGGTCTGACCTGGTGACAGCACTGCGGCAGGCCGGATTTGAAGGTCCTTTCTCCGGCAGTAAACACCAGGTCATGATAAAAGAGCAACTACGTCTCATCATCCCTAATCCCCACCAGTCGGAGATTGGCAAGGACCTGTTACGGAGGATACTTAAGGAAGCCGGTATCAGCCGCGGCGAGTGGGAGAAGCTGTAA
- a CDS encoding conserved hypothetical protein (KEGG: mar:MAE_31910 hypothetical protein), translating into MLTDYFEAAMKKAVYEILADDKTYYGSIPGFKGVWANHKTLEGCRQELREALEDWVVISISRHLPLPVVDNIELKIPAEIS; encoded by the coding sequence ATGCTGACCGATTACTTTGAAGCCGCCATGAAAAAAGCCGTGTATGAGATACTGGCGGACGATAAAACTTACTACGGGTCCATACCGGGATTTAAGGGCGTCTGGGCGAACCACAAGACACTTGAAGGCTGTCGTCAGGAACTCCGTGAAGCCCTTGAAGACTGGGTCGTGATCAGCATCTCCCGACATCTGCCGTTACCGGTGGTGGATAATATTGAACTGAAGATACCGGCAGAGATTTCCTGA
- a CDS encoding ATPase AAA-2 domain protein (KEGG: det:DET1413 chaperone ClpB~PFAM: ATPase AAA-2 domain protein; AAA ATPase central domain protein; Clp domain protein; Clp ATPase-like~SMART: AAA ATPase) — protein sequence MKQEKFTEQAQEAIASSQMLVREYQHNQWDVEHLLMALLTQDQGLVGEIIKELGADADAIKTEVDAALNKVPKLGYEAQQIYPTPRINQVGMEASQEATRLKDEFIGTEHILIAIAGEQKGLSSAILKSFGIDKEKVYLALQKIRGSHRVTDARAESKYRSLAKYSRDLNELAEQGKLDPVIGRDMEIRRVMQVLTRRTKNNPVIVGEAGVGKTAIAEGVAQKIVDGDIPTSLKERRVMALDMGSLLAGAKFRGEFEERLKAVMDEVRASAGEIILFIDEIHTLVGAGATEGALDASNMLKPALARGELQVIGATTSDDYRKNIEKDKALERRLQPVFVNEPNIEDAIEILKGLRPRYEAHHKIKITDEALDAAVRLSQRYLTERHLPDKAIDLIDEAASKLRLDSESAPPAIREKEARLRQLEAEEEAASQREEFETAAETRSERLRLEEEYNSARETWLAEEKISGEVSAEHIATLIANWTGIPVTQMLEAEAEKLVHMEDRIHERFVDQEEAVVAVAEAIRRSRAGLKDPRRPIGSFLFLGPTGVGKTELARSLAWFMFGDETAMVRIDMSEYQERHTVSRMVGAPPGYIGFEEGGQLTEAVRKRPYRVILLDEVEKAHPEVFNVLLQLLDDGRLTDGQGRTVDFKNTVVIMTSNAGVETIRRESRLGFVTGEGNGKEGYEKMKDKVLGEVRKQFRPEFINRIDEIIVFHELAEEQLRHVVDLMAKDVESRLEEMEIKLEITEAAKGWLAKVGYDPVYGARPLRRAIEKYVENPLATRLLKGEFKEGSKVTVDLEGEELSFKGGEAA from the coding sequence ATGAAACAGGAAAAGTTCACCGAACAGGCTCAGGAAGCCATTGCCTCCTCCCAGATGCTGGTGCGGGAGTATCAGCACAATCAGTGGGACGTGGAGCATCTGCTGATGGCCCTGCTGACACAGGACCAGGGGCTGGTCGGTGAAATAATAAAGGAACTGGGCGCTGACGCCGATGCCATCAAGACCGAGGTGGACGCCGCCCTGAACAAGGTACCCAAACTGGGTTATGAAGCCCAGCAGATATATCCCACCCCCCGCATCAACCAGGTGGGCATGGAAGCCTCGCAGGAAGCCACCCGGCTCAAGGACGAATTCATCGGCACCGAGCATATCCTGATTGCCATCGCCGGAGAACAGAAGGGGCTGTCGTCAGCCATCCTCAAGAGCTTCGGTATCGACAAGGAAAAGGTCTATCTGGCGCTTCAGAAGATACGCGGCTCGCACCGGGTGACCGACGCCCGTGCCGAAAGCAAGTACCGTTCGCTGGCCAAATACTCCCGTGATTTGAACGAACTGGCCGAGCAGGGCAAACTGGACCCGGTCATCGGTCGGGATATGGAAATCCGCCGGGTGATGCAGGTTCTCACCCGCCGCACCAAGAACAATCCGGTCATCGTCGGTGAAGCCGGTGTCGGCAAGACGGCCATCGCCGAAGGCGTGGCTCAGAAAATCGTCGACGGCGACATCCCCACTTCGCTCAAGGAGCGCCGGGTGATGGCGCTGGACATGGGTTCCCTGCTGGCCGGGGCCAAGTTCCGCGGCGAGTTCGAGGAACGCCTGAAGGCGGTCATGGACGAAGTCCGGGCTTCCGCCGGTGAGATTATTCTCTTCATCGACGAGATTCACACCCTGGTCGGCGCCGGAGCCACCGAGGGCGCGCTGGACGCTTCCAACATGCTCAAGCCGGCGCTGGCCCGCGGCGAACTTCAGGTCATCGGCGCCACCACTTCCGACGATTACCGCAAGAACATCGAAAAGGACAAGGCCCTGGAACGGCGGCTTCAGCCGGTATTCGTCAACGAGCCGAATATCGAAGACGCCATCGAAATACTGAAAGGTCTGCGCCCGCGCTATGAGGCGCACCACAAGATAAAGATTACCGACGAGGCACTGGATGCCGCCGTCAGGCTGTCCCAGCGTTACCTGACCGAGCGCCACCTGCCGGACAAGGCCATTGACCTCATCGACGAGGCCGCCTCCAAGCTGAGGCTGGACTCGGAGAGCGCCCCGCCGGCCATTCGGGAAAAGGAAGCCCGTCTGCGCCAGCTGGAAGCGGAAGAAGAAGCCGCTTCTCAGCGTGAGGAGTTCGAAACGGCCGCCGAAACGCGGAGCGAACGTCTGCGGCTGGAAGAGGAATATAACTCCGCCCGGGAAACCTGGCTGGCCGAAGAGAAGATTTCCGGCGAGGTCAGCGCCGAGCATATCGCCACCCTCATCGCCAACTGGACCGGTATCCCGGTGACCCAGATGCTGGAAGCCGAAGCCGAAAAACTGGTTCACATGGAAGACCGCATCCACGAACGCTTCGTCGACCAGGAAGAGGCGGTGGTGGCCGTGGCCGAGGCCATCCGGCGTTCCCGCGCCGGTCTCAAGGACCCGCGGCGGCCCATCGGTTCCTTCCTGTTCCTGGGTCCCACCGGCGTCGGCAAGACCGAACTGGCCCGCTCGCTGGCCTGGTTCATGTTCGGCGATGAAACGGCCATGGTGCGCATCGACATGTCGGAGTACCAGGAACGGCATACCGTCTCCCGCATGGTGGGGGCGCCTCCCGGCTATATCGGCTTCGAGGAAGGCGGCCAGTTGACCGAGGCGGTGCGCAAGCGCCCTTACCGTGTCATCCTGCTGGACGAGGTGGAAAAGGCCCACCCCGAGGTCTTCAATGTCCTGCTCCAACTGTTGGACGACGGTCGGCTGACCGACGGCCAGGGCCGGACGGTGGATTTCAAGAACACCGTGGTCATCATGACCAGTAACGCCGGCGTGGAAACCATCCGCCGCGAATCCCGCCTGGGCTTCGTCACCGGCGAGGGCAACGGCAAGGAAGGCTATGAGAAGATGAAAGACAAGGTGCTGGGCGAGGTGCGCAAGCAGTTCCGGCCGGAATTCATCAACCGCATCGATGAAATCATCGTCTTCCATGAACTGGCCGAAGAGCAGTTACGCCACGTCGTGGACCTGATGGCCAAAGACGTGGAGTCACGCCTGGAGGAAATGGAAATCAAACTGGAAATTACCGAGGCCGCCAAGGGCTGGCTGGCCAAAGTCGGCTACGACCCGGTGTACGGCGCCCGGCCCCTGCGCCGCGCCATCGAAAAATACGTGGAGAACCCGCTGGCCACCCGACTGCTGAAGGGTGAATTCAAGGAAGGCTCCAAAGTGACGGTAGATTTGGAGGGCGAGGAACTTTCGTTCAAGGGCGGAGAAGCGGCTTAA
- a CDS encoding CTP synthase (TIGRFAM: CTP synthase~KEGG: dev:DhcVS_1191 CTP synthetase~PFAM: CTP synthase-like; glutamine amidotransferase class-I), with protein sequence MAKYIFVTGGVVSSVGKGITVASIGTILKSRGVSVSVQKLDPYLNVDPGTMSPYQHGEVFVTGDGAETDLDLGNYERFIDIDLTAESNATSGQVYSAVIARERRGDYLGGTIQVVPHLTGEIKSRFHQLAEKSGADVILIEVGGTVGDIEGQPFLEAIRQMRKDVGRDNVLYIHVTLLPYIGSTQELKTKPTQHSVNELRRIGIQPDVIVCRADVPIAENIREKISLFCDVDREAVVFAPTVETIYEVPLMLEAEGLGDFLVRRLGLTRASHSQLDGWRRMIDCLKTPCEPVRIALVGKYVELRDAYYSVREALSHAGLFHSRDVQIDWIQSEDLEKPGGERLLDHAQGIIVPGGFGDRGIEGMITAARYARTHKVPYFGLCLGLQIMVIEFARNVISADRANSTEFDSATAHPVIDIMPEQKDVCGKGGTMRLGNWPCQVLPGTRAAAAYGQELVHERHRHRFEFNNAYLERYQAAGMVFSGVSPDRKLIEICELADHPWMLACQFHPEFTSRPGRPQPLFRDFIGAAMKVMREGAQTALPLSAEG encoded by the coding sequence ATGGCTAAATACATATTCGTGACCGGCGGCGTGGTCAGTTCCGTAGGCAAGGGTATCACCGTCGCCAGCATCGGCACCATTCTCAAAAGCCGGGGCGTTTCCGTCTCGGTTCAGAAACTGGACCCCTATCTCAATGTCGACCCCGGCACCATGTCGCCCTATCAGCACGGTGAGGTTTTCGTTACCGGCGACGGTGCCGAAACCGACCTTGACCTGGGCAATTACGAACGCTTCATCGACATCGACCTGACTGCCGAGTCCAACGCCACTTCCGGCCAGGTCTATTCCGCCGTCATCGCCCGCGAACGCCGCGGCGACTACCTGGGCGGCACCATCCAGGTGGTGCCTCACCTGACCGGCGAGATTAAATCCCGCTTCCACCAGCTGGCGGAGAAGTCCGGCGCCGATGTCATCCTCATCGAAGTCGGCGGCACCGTCGGCGACATCGAAGGCCAGCCCTTCCTGGAAGCCATCCGCCAGATGCGCAAGGATGTCGGCCGGGACAACGTGCTCTACATTCACGTCACCCTTCTGCCTTATATCGGCTCCACCCAGGAGCTGAAGACCAAGCCCACCCAGCATTCGGTCAACGAACTGCGGCGCATCGGTATCCAGCCGGACGTCATCGTCTGCCGCGCCGACGTGCCCATCGCCGAAAACATCCGGGAGAAAATCTCCCTGTTCTGCGATGTCGACCGCGAGGCCGTCGTCTTCGCCCCCACCGTGGAAACCATCTACGAAGTGCCGCTGATGCTGGAAGCCGAAGGCCTGGGTGATTTCCTGGTGCGCCGCCTCGGCCTGACCAGGGCCAGCCATTCCCAACTGGACGGCTGGCGCAGGATGATTGACTGCCTGAAGACGCCCTGCGAACCGGTGCGCATCGCCCTGGTGGGCAAGTACGTGGAACTGCGCGACGCCTATTACTCCGTCCGCGAAGCCCTGTCCCACGCCGGGTTGTTTCATTCGCGGGACGTCCAGATTGACTGGATACAGTCCGAAGACCTGGAGAAGCCCGGCGGCGAACGCCTGCTGGACCACGCCCAGGGCATCATCGTTCCGGGCGGTTTCGGCGACCGCGGCATCGAAGGCATGATCACGGCGGCCCGGTACGCCCGCACCCACAAGGTGCCGTACTTCGGCCTCTGCCTGGGCCTTCAAATCATGGTCATCGAGTTTGCCCGCAACGTCATTTCAGCCGACCGCGCCAATTCCACCGAGTTCGATTCCGCCACCGCCCACCCGGTCATTGACATCATGCCGGAGCAGAAGGACGTCTGCGGCAAGGGCGGCACCATGCGCCTGGGCAACTGGCCCTGTCAGGTTCTGCCCGGCACCCGCGCCGCGGCCGCTTACGGGCAGGAACTGGTCCATGAGCGCCACCGTCACCGCTTCGAGTTCAACAACGCCTACCTGGAACGCTACCAGGCCGCCGGCATGGTCTTTTCCGGCGTTTCGCCCGACCGCAAGCTGATAGAAATCTGCGAGCTGGCCGACCATCCCTGGATGCTGGCCTGCCAGTTCCACCCGGAGTTCACCTCCCGCCCCGGCAGGCCCCAGCCGCTCTTCCGTGACTTCATCGGCGCGGCTATGAAAGTGATGCGGGAAGGGGCGCAGACAGCGTTGCCGCTTTCAGCTGAAGGCTGA
- a CDS encoding CopG domain protein DNA-binding domain protein (PFAM: CopG domain protein DNA-binding domain protein~KEGG: geo:Geob_0185 hypothetical protein), with translation MTESTKRTTVYLDPELHRALRLKALAAERSLSELINEALRESLAEDADDIAAFESRVNEPLVSYEAMVKKLKADGRI, from the coding sequence ATGACCGAATCTACCAAAAGAACCACTGTCTACCTGGACCCGGAACTCCACCGGGCTTTGCGCCTCAAGGCCCTGGCCGCCGAACGCTCGCTGTCCGAACTCATCAACGAGGCACTGAGGGAAAGCCTGGCCGAAGACGCCGATGACATCGCCGCCTTCGAAAGCAGAGTGAACGAGCCGCTGGTCAGCTATGAAGCGATGGTCAAGAAACTGAAAGCCGATGGCCGGATATAA
- a CDS encoding plasmid stabilization system (PFAM: plasmid stabilization system~KEGG: geo:Geob_0186 plasmid stabilization system), with product MAGYKLFFRASVEQDLKALPKADVRRIMGRISALAEDPRPPGCEKLVGQERYRVRQGRYRIVYSIQDRELTVWIVRVGHRKDVYRKRG from the coding sequence ATGGCCGGATATAAGCTGTTTTTCCGGGCGTCGGTGGAACAGGACCTGAAAGCCCTGCCCAAGGCGGACGTCAGACGAATCATGGGGCGTATCTCAGCGCTGGCCGAAGACCCGCGGCCGCCGGGCTGTGAAAAACTGGTCGGGCAGGAACGCTACCGGGTGCGGCAAGGCCGCTATCGTATCGTCTATTCCATTCAGGACCGGGAACTCACCGTCTGGATAGTCCGGGTCGGCCACCGGAAGGACGTTTACCGGAAACGGGGTTGA
- a CDS encoding hypothetical protein (KEGG: dev:DhcVS_1024 lipoprotein): MKKSFRSSALILSLSMLLVVAGCGQAENPPASTNQNPGNTTTPPPATTTNPPATTTPPMTTEPVYFMCELTHYPETVWPLLNVQERQNHFGMDVYYPADFGYEYYKSIFNIQYSAKATEAEVLKHYRDLLESLDINAVADVQGFIGEWNVYADTQDSFYTGEQVVNVMVINNVTIYDRNPYFADFSPTLLPAFPSSEIMRETFKCWPDLKEYYTRYRNNGTVADAVNHYRSVMAGAANFTETEAHPVLNGTSTILKGTLGGYQVEIEIRDWNNLITVTALKDF; this comes from the coding sequence TTGAAAAAATCGTTCCGCTCTTCGGCCCTGATTCTCTCGTTGTCGATGCTGTTGGTAGTGGCCGGTTGCGGCCAGGCTGAAAACCCTCCGGCGTCGACCAATCAGAATCCCGGTAATACCACCACTCCCCCTCCGGCGACCACCACCAATCCGCCGGCAACTACCACTCCGCCGATGACCACGGAGCCGGTCTATTTCATGTGTGAGCTGACCCATTATCCTGAAACCGTCTGGCCGCTGTTGAATGTGCAGGAACGGCAGAACCATTTCGGGATGGATGTTTATTACCCCGCGGATTTCGGTTATGAATACTACAAGTCCATTTTTAATATTCAGTATTCCGCTAAAGCCACCGAAGCCGAGGTGCTGAAGCATTACCGCGACCTGTTGGAGTCCCTTGATATCAATGCCGTCGCCGATGTTCAGGGCTTTATCGGTGAATGGAATGTTTACGCCGATACACAGGATTCATTTTATACCGGGGAGCAGGTTGTCAACGTTATGGTGATCAATAACGTCACAATCTATGACCGCAATCCCTATTTTGCTGACTTTTCGCCGACTTTACTGCCCGCCTTCCCTTCATCAGAGATTATGAGAGAAACCTTCAAATGCTGGCCTGATCTCAAGGAATATTACACCAGGTACCGAAATAACGGCACGGTGGCGGATGCCGTCAATCATTATCGGAGCGTTATGGCCGGCGCCGCAAATTTTACGGAAACTGAAGCTCATCCCGTTTTGAACGGCACCTCCACCATATTGAAAGGGACTTTAGGCGGTTACCAGGTGGAGATAGAGATTCGTGACTGGAATAACCTTATTACGGTAACCGCGCTGAAGGATTTTTAA